In Tenebrio molitor chromosome 1, icTenMoli1.1, whole genome shotgun sequence, the sequence aacagtttgatgataataataataataataatgttgctgtggaagaaaatttccaaagacgatttagtgttaactTGTGGTGTAGCATTTTTGGAGACAGAATGGACTAgtgggtcccttttttattgatagcagcctcaatcaaacaaaatatcatattatttattatcaaacgaaataagcaactttctggatgagataccattagcagtgttgaatagagtcgtgtttcatcaggacggcgccATACCACAGTTAATGCACgcaagaattttgtatttttaaatcatttcaattatgttggtgaacgatgaatgggtgctcctgctcatggagctattcgatggcccgctagatccccagatttgaatccattggatttctttatacaaggtgttttcgaagttgaggcgttccttgtaacacgaggtactacacattattcttaagaattttagcctaaatcttcttagtaaaatgtttgtattaacggagataattgattgtatatttttattgttttctaaaattttaagtccggtcctgtccatttctccgctgtactagattaataactaacctggcccaaaatggtgtctttccggaaatcgctttgcaataatctctggacgctgcagatgcattctgataacgtgataacattgcccatgcatttgcaacatatctgtgagctcattattttcctaataataaagccatttcgactaattagatgacaactctgacagtagttttgattaacgtccatgctcatttgattttttttttgttaattccaatttctaacaaatcagtgcaaatttgagcaggaccggtttcaaaaatttcaaaaaaattaacttattgtatcttcattgccgtacagattttactaaggtgattttggctaaaattctttagaacaacgcatactatcacatgttaaaaggaacgcctcaacttcgaaaacaccctatATTCATCGGAAACTTccgagacaatgtttatttgaccccaccaggtacccaaaaagagtGAAAAAAAAGGGTAGTGCGAGTATGTCGGGAAAAACCccaaaattttttactgaatgcataagtgggcatttctagaaggtatcgatagtgtctgcaacagcattgaggaaattttgagcaaccagaatagattttgtattgtttacaaatttgattacttgatttttgattttcaatttttttcaattaatataCATTTGatggttttttcttttaatgtatgaatattcagaagaagattctttataagaacgaataaaaaaatatatagagtataatttgaaaaaaaaatgtcgaaaaaaatatcgaataggataataatgaagtgtttttcgaactatttcatttgatgtgtcagttATTCAAATcgcataaaaaataagtaagatacagcgtcaaaggtttttcgtcagtcaccctgtataaaaaaaaaatcactcatTTAAACCTTAACAAATTGTTAATGtaatacaaatattaattCATATTGGCTTAAACATTAactataaaatattcttttatcAATAAACTGACCAATGTAACTTGAATGAGATtggtactattggggacaaattactttggtcgtcaaagtcagttgactgacataaagttgtaaagcaagcattaggacggttaaccttattttttactactgtcaaccactgtcactgtcaaactcatcattgcaaaatgttaaataccgaaaagtggacaactgaaggagatattccaaagaggaaaaattgaaaagatttccacaaggcaatttggcccatggacaatcccccagaaacaagggagatgattctaaatttttgaatggtggaaggtgccatatttttgacaagagaaaagtcaataatttgaaattgtcatcactattgacttgacgttaatgcttggtttacattaatttgttttgaagtgacagaagaatgacgaccaaagtattttgtccccaatagtaatTGGTAAGTACTATTGCGAGCAAAAACTGTCTTGACTTTTACTGTGAAATGACCCTTATCtgtttctaaccctactttgaattgattaacgttgtcattaagtattgtaggatGTAGGGAATgagtgtaagtaagcacgtagtgaatatttatttaatgcaaagtatCAATCAAAATTTACCTTTATCAAGAGAAGAGGGCacttggaaaaggaaaataggagtataaaataaaattttaaactgtcagttagaatagtgtcaaatttctatgacaataatcaaaggcaaaatgacaataaagcttgaactacatcgaatttttcaaaactgacagaagtttgatgtcccactttttttgctcgcaatagtagccatacttatccacaatcattttgaatcacccaatatcaaattataaagGATTTCCATTTATCTTATTATTGTTGAGAGTTTTCATGTTACCTACCACTAAAAGAGCAGAAtacctaaagtccattcaaaaatcaaaaaaccaccaacgtcgcattttcggcgataattactatcggcaacgatgtctagtgtaaaatttggtgagacttgtaattttgaggttaaatgtttattaagtgtcttgtttttctgggcatgtttaagtaaaaataataagaatcaataaataaatgaaacgtactgctaaaaaaacagtatgaacgaaattcaaagcaattgaattttcttttgaatcaaataaatgtcataatttatagttaacagtatgaaaaaatatctacctagggttttttaaattttaccaacctaaagcaacaggtggtgtttttttaatttttgaatggactttacatattaaagaaattaaacattttttaagcttaatttaaatattaagtAGGTatgttactttttataaatgcaAGTAGGTAGGTTCAGTCgctgaccaaaataaaataggacaaagtgttaccttagacagtttcacaattcaaagatttgtaTAGTGTAACTGGGACGTATGTGTCTCAcattacaacttgatttgacttgacgattgatctacaaaaagttaggttgtgtttttttacttgtcaccTTGTCACTGTCGCTATGTTCaattaaggcccggtttattcaccttcaagtaaatttatctggccagtagttgctatgatttagaagctgctattggtagatccatggtaattaccgttcaaataaaattacttgaaggtgaataaaccgggccttaatcTATTTTGacgaaaataatttgttatataATAATTCGAAATTCGGTGATATATTTAAAAGTTTATATCTTCACATCACGTCCAAACAATCAATTTATTTCGatttcacttcctataatgaTGAAATAATAAAGGATCTTTTTACTTGTATAAATAGTCAAGCAATGTAATAAACCAGTCAGTAAATCGTATCACTAAGAAAAAGTAACATACACATTTTGTACAATGGATTCACCTAAAGtgagtaatttttatttttaataacaagttaatattataacatttatattagttatttaagatataagtgtaaaaagttatcctttattgcacgaacgggtttaaaatacgaccgaggtacgagggagCATTTTAATTAAAGGATGTGGGTGCAACtcactttttacacgtatgtcttatAACATTTTACctacgatcgtgagatcaACCGGTgcggtttcaacataaatttgtataaaatacttaattattattgattcaatattcataatttttcaaattaaatataaaaattgtttggtttattatcatgcatgacgttcaacaaaaattgtcaaatttccatggcattcttgatagtgcattttattacttagtaagttaattttatcactttttgaagtgaaactttttatgggagggtcttctgatcggcaacctttttgtgtgacgaaaagtggtgggggtaaacactattGGGTCGAGTGGCAGCAGTgtctctgtctttgtcacactcacggcatttatcgataatgtcctctctttgatttggaggtttaaaaaaaaacaatgatttacgcatttcgatattgtttagtgttatcgttgtttataatttattttcttcattaaaatatacaattttgttgtgaatatgctatttaaaattgattgatgaataattacaatgtttccctgtaatacaaaagtttcacttctatcgtgcgtctttacgacacattctgttttttttttttttaattctttttccccataatggcaaaactgtatttatgaatacagaaagatacgcttgtttgaaaatcacacaaaaaatgtatgggtgctatttaaaaaaccaaagttggttgccatagcagccaaacaaaagaagataggaacaaactagaaataccagatgatgcaggataatacaccaatcaacttttatattaaacattttttcctaaattgtcaaattaaaaagttacagccaatatttgatacttttgttccaccctgtatattgctTCTAAAATCTACCAAAATAATCTACACTATGTAATAATTACTTGTTGATGAGATTAATTACTtagttttacattttcttttataagtaagtaatacaaataactaaattatatgtttGAATTACTGTTTTAGGTTCTTGCAATATTGATGGTGACTCAAACTTTAATTGTGATGGGATCGGTTGTACAATCACCAGCTTTCGCACCTCTTGCATACAACGGATTTCTTCAATCCAATGTGCTTCCTCTTGGCGGAGGTGTTGCGGTACCTCACTCAGCGGTTCTACCAACTTCTGTTTTGTCTACCCCATTTGTTCCACATCTTCCTCCAGCTGTTAATCCAGTCGTTTCCCGTGCTGCTGTTCCTGCATTCGCAACACCTGCTATTCTGCCCCCCGTTGTTCCCGTAGCTCCTAGAACTTTATTTGCAGGAGGATACTCAGTAGCTTCTCCATTTCTTCCCGCTCCTGTTGCGTTGCAAGCTAGGTCAGTACATGCAGTTGCACCTGCTGTCGTGCCTGcaatatcacgagctctaccACCAATTGCATTAGCCACGAGGTGATTTCCTGTTATAAATATATTTAGATACTTACTCTATTtcatttgtaattaattttataggAATCGAATAATAAAATCATTTGTACAAATACTTCCTTCCTGTATAAATAAACTATAAGActatatatttaatttttaatttttaattcaatttaaaaattcatgttTATCACTTTCGAGTAGAATGTGAAATAAGTTTTCGCCGTGGTATGACTTTTGTTTATTACCGGCAACGTATGAAATCACTGAATCTGCTAGATGCCTAACCAATCTGCATATGCCTAAATCGCCAGACAATCTGTGGAGTAACTGTTGGTTTAAGCTCTTCGCAGATTGAACAGAATGTTATTActaaaacattaaacattttaattgcaCGATGCGTACCACACACACAGAGAGAGTGTTCCAGATCTGCCCCctcagagaaaaaagggagtaGGTATTTGGATAAATGtgataatctgaattttaaagaaaaaaactccTATCTTaagcgataatcgagaaaagacatcctaaacttgaccaatcagagttgagcactacaattttgcgttgccggTGTTTCGAAGTAAATTTCCAAATAAACTTTCGCTGATCGTTGcgatattaataattaattttgctaTCTGGCAAACTGtccgattttttagtaacacatGAGGATGAACTGCTGGAATTGGTGAAAGTGAAAACTTTAAATGTCGGTTTTGTGagctacaggaaaatttattttagtcatcttgGAGATGGAGTCTCTTTTGCTGTCGGTACATGCCTTTTGACGGTGCAGTCCCCTCATTGCCTTGCACATACTCGTACTCGTACATTATATGGTGCAGCATCAGTACAAATAACTAGCactttttcttataaaatCCCAGACGGCCACAATAAACTGAGAGCAGCAATTGTTGAATGATTCACTTTGTCCAATTCTTTTGAAGTTAGtagatataatttattttttcttcttcaaatcTTAAAATAAGAAACACAAAATTTGCGACGGTTGTTTCATCCAAAGACCCAAATGTTGTGACGCTTTAcattttctcttaatttgttcaatttttttgtgtataaatcgaaatagttatttttatattaagtgcgtgtaatagttatttacattacaaatgaggtaggctacattttacaggGCGAGGattttagattgaaacacgaccgcgcagcgggagtgttttaacaaaaaccgaggGATGTAAAATACTtaccgcattagtaatgtattaatcGTTTTGACCGACAAttcgttttctcaaatttgaaatttgttgtaaccaataattttgcaaaacctgtcaaagactgacatttgattcataaaataccagaaagttatctattataccgataactgatatgcttacgatttatactacaagatggcgccatcagaattcacaatttttcagaagaaaatttttaaatcatgttcattttcgaaaacggaATGGTAGCggtatcaatattttttctataattgcgccaaaattaaattttaaaattcaaattttgaaagaaatcTGACGTATATCAACCAGTGatcatgttgctaggtaactaaaaaagaacagtgcgtgaagtgaaaaacagaaaaaattatgtgcgtgaaatcgcatttcataaaaaatataactattttagcatccaaggaaactttttgacgaatattttagcatccaaggaaaattttacaaaaattaaaaaattcaaatattttaaaatgcggttgtagaaaaaatagtgtttgtatttcgtgcgaaagattattgttttgttggcgcattcgaatgagtttgaagtccgccaaaaactcattctcatgccccaacaaaaaacaatcattttgcgcacttaatacaaaaataactattttactTAATGTCGATTCGTCTGGAATATACTCTTGCgtgtatttttccaaaaaattgcaaaaaacattCTTTCATTTAGGCAAAGGAATATCAGTGCAAGTAAAAGCGTTACAAAGTCCAGATTTAAGTAAAGCAGAAATTAACATTTGTCGTTAGTAGTTATTCTCCctttttcgatttttattgCTCGCACGTTTACTGGTTTGAAGATGCTGCATGATTTATAACTTCTTGGTTGTCACAACCGGAACTTCACTTCCTTTTTTAGTGTTTCCAAGTAGATATTTCTGATAGTACTCATGTAGTACTCGTACTCGTAGCGACACCTACCTATTCCAAAGACAGATACATCAGATaagaacattaatattttttttaattcttagaCTACTTGACAAAATCTAATTAGCAAATCTGTACTTATCCGCAAACATGCCATCAATAAAGTAAAAAGAATTTAAAGTGGTTTAAAATGATACATCACTCGACCGTCGACCTTTGGTGAACGTTTGCAAGAGGATAACGCTAAACTTGTCACCATTTTCACGTAATTCCGTAGTTTTCAATATAATCTGGGTGGATAATCCTTGTTAAGCACTTCTGTATAGGTATGCGTATGGAAGATACTTATTTCTTAAAAATCTAAGATAAatgtaaactttttttttttaatattctagTATGAGTAGTTActtacatttattaatttacattaaaatgaaactattttttaatcaacaaCTGTGATGTTTCTTCATCAGATAAGAATTTTGTCTCAAGTTTTATTCGATTGTTAACCTTCTCACATTAAAATGAACTTTACGTGGTCGTACCAAAGGCAATTGAGAAACTTctgacattaaaaataaaaaccttgACCATACAACGACCGTGACAATAACCACCAAtcgatatatttatttttattctgacaaaCAGATACTTAcgattattatattattaattaaaatattaattatcgATGAGGAATCGTAACTCCATAATGTGAAATTTGTtcctaaaaaaatatattaataaagTGTAGGTATACACCggttgattaaaaatttgactCAGCAGCGCAAACCAAATAAATTACGATTATCTAAATTTCCTTTTTCCACTTTGGTATCATAAGTGAATCTTTGTGAAATTAAAAGTAGTGtgacaaaggaactttttgtgaaactgtttttgtttttttttatacgtaTTACGTTGGTATTGCTGTAATAGCACGCTGACCGACGTCCGACAGCTCTAGCGAGCTcttgttaataattaaaacctttgaaatttgacataaatttcacagaaatgtCATTACTCATTATAACTCATGTCACACAAAAGTCCCTAGATTATTccataattagatttttgagtttttattaaattaatgcgaccaaagtagaaaaaatagtatattatactcgttttataagacgcACTGTGACACTTGTTCTGTTGGAGTTGACAGCTACTTGTGTCACAATCAAAAgacttataaaactcgtataataaccATTAATAACATACTATTTGCAAAAATTCTATTTCAATACTACATTTTATACTCTAAATAACGTAAGAAGTCCCATGTCAAACATAACAGTAACGCTGATGCATGtgtaatttcattaaaaataaaaattttgagcTAATAGAAGTTTCGATTTGCAACAGAAATGAAAAGTGGATATCAAATAAAGCAGTTTTGAATGTTcctactttaaattttttaaatcgttaCCATAAATATCAATTAGTTCATATTTTTGCCGTGGGACTTCTTACATTATTTagagtataataataaatgaactCAGCAAtagtatttcaattttattagaaGTAGGTATTTCATAAAAAGCTTGACCATCGACCATCTTTCGAACGCTGTGTATAAATATAATCGACGTTTGGACACCCTGCCCGAAATATTGTTAAGAAGACAGCTcaatatacagtatgtccccggattgagtttacaagagggaaaaaatttttatttttgattttacgcaaaaacttcaaaggaataacattttttgcttcatctgaaacccctatttttgttattaaaaagtatttttcaacacagaggaagacttaacattaaaatcaaagaaaatgcagaaaaaatatttacctttttttttgaaaaaatcaaatgataattgaatataaaactattcTATTAAGTATGCGCCGTTTTCTGTACATCATTCAACCCTGTATCGAAGTTTAAGCTTCTGAACACCCATGCCTGATACATAActgttgggaaatttttcattaaattttgtaattatgtgacaaaaatcggtccaacattggattaaataaattctttgttctaaagacaacattttgcaacagtaataagttgtttgtcaaaaaaccaggccaattgtaataaaatttataacataaaaattaattctaagtccaaatttgaacaaaacatgttaatttaagaatacagtgtatcaatactgagattttaataatggaaatgggggtttcagatgaagcaaaaaatgttattcctctgaagtttttacgtaaaatcaaaaataaaaatttttttcctcttgtaaactcaatccggggacatactgtatataaCGTAAACCAAATAGTTTTAAAAAGCTTTCAAGATTAAAAGTGCTGTTGACACTGATAGAATGCTCaatttacataacaatttctCTAGCTGATACACTAATTTTCAATTAAGTTTTTCTTAAATGTTAATAGATTCTAATTTATCATcgcaaaatatttcaaaaatcatcGAATTTGGGACTTAaaataacgagcgttcaaaaaatctATGTTCAGACAGTCCgttattttttctcaatttacaCACGCAGGTCGTCTTTTTAGTTAGTACGCTTTAACACTTCCTTGAGTGCATATATATCCTCATTTTAATCATCATTTTAATGTGGGTTAAATTATTAACTTAAAGTAAAAACCATCGTATCATATCGCTCTAAGAAAACCAAGAAAACTTTCGATAAGTCACTGTCTATTCGCTGAATAAATGTGATGAGGATATGTCCATTGTTACcggaaacaaaaacaagtacCAGGCCacttgattacaaattttttggaaCACACTTTAGAAcatgaattttacaaaatgatgTGTTTTTAATTATCGGTTATAGGTTGTTGAGATTATTAGCTATTGTTCTGATTAAATTAATGCAAGAGGTGAgatcataaaataaaactagTAGATACATACTATATATGTAAggtgtgtttttataataagatataatattatacagggttattctaaatgattgtagtcgaagtaggcgtgaaaactgaatgtaaaatttatggttgccgctccacataaaaaaacatcaaaatgatgtgaataagtgagtacacaccgttcacacacgggagttaaattgggtgcaaaacaactcaatatttttaaaattgattgcaaaacaactcaatatttctggattcaatcgttaattttacaaaaataattaaaattctcatcagcgcacttttcacctaaaaaatgacagtgacagcgacaaaactgacagttcacatgaaagcggcaaaaatgtaataacatgggcatggcctacttcgactacaatcatttagaataaccctgtataattaatttatatattttcacaattgttggtacaaaaaattgcaaaaattttcttctttatttatatttagttAGCTTCATTAATTCAGTAGTCAGTCTTTATAGAAAAACTACAAATAAATacatgaaaataaatattaaaatgtttcgttgTCTTACCACAATATATTCATAGTATGtattatttagataattattaaataattacatataaaTCAAACTTATAACTTTAACCACATTTTTAGATTCTGGACAACGTTTCACCACAAACTGTAACTACGAATAAATATCTAATACtcaaagaataaaataaacgagTATGTTAATTTACCCAAAGGTTAGTGTATTGTGTTAACCTAATATTTGTCTTttaagaaaattataacacaTACTAAACTTTGGAACAGCAGCAGTAAAATATAACAGAAGTTggtaaaagtaaaattttagaacatttttataaaaacaagCACAGCACCTACAATATTGTGAAAAACCGGATTTTCAAGTTAAATACTAGGACATACCTGCACATTCACACATTATCATTATTCATAAATCATAATACACAAAAGCTTACAAAAatctttgtttacaaaaataacaactatGAAACATTTAAAGTAGTTTTCAGATgattgcaacatttttttaaataaaatgtatgtaagTGATTCATTATTAAGATGTGTAGCAATACGTAAACCTATAAAGGTGTGGTTTATGGGTttcaattatttgtttaattgacGATTGATTGATACAAGTTACGCATGTGAAAAAAACAAGTTTGAATAAAGATTTATTAAGTGGCTAGAATTTATCTAGGTATATCTCGCACAATTAAATACGAACAGAACTGTCCTAAAAACtttggttaatttaaaaaatgaggacatcctaataaataaaaacatgtgACTAGGTGGTGAATGGTCGTAACAGACCTTGCAAAAGTCTAGTCTACAGTAATGTTCTAGAATAAAAACTAGGTACTCTTAATTTTTACCCCGATGTTTTAGTGTCGACAGAAAAACAGTTCAATTCTGAACAAATGGAACACAGAAACAAAggattttgtttaattactTTTTGGACTGGGACATAACGATGGTAGTGGTAACAGCAcaccatttcaaaaaaattggttgTCACCGCGTAGCTTACCGATTCCTAGAGCGTGCCTTTTGGTTTGTGGTAGGTGTGTCCGTCACGGTCAGCTGGTGCACTTCGTGAAAGTAGAACAAGTGCACTTAGAATTAAGTATACCAAAACTGTCTGTCTCTATAGGTGATATATCTGATGTGACGTAACACTATTACCGGTGTATGGACATCGACCGACCACTGCAACAATTTGCATTCATTCTTTGTCTTATAACGTTACCATTTTCACTAACCCACGCTCTACATTAAACATTCGGTTAATCGTTTtaactataaattaatttaaactaTAAGATACAATCTagatttaaaaagaaaaactacTTTAAagtgttgtaaaaaatattttacatcaAGGAACTCTTTAATTAATACTTAAAATGTGAATTTTATAATAGAAAGCAGTGTATATGCTGTTAAGATTATCATACGTCcgcaaataattttaattgaattgaaaCTAGTCTATTGTGATGAG encodes:
- the LOC138130687 gene encoding uncharacterized protein; the protein is MDSPKVLAILMVTQTLIVMGSVVQSPAFAPLAYNGFLQSNVLPLGGGVAVPHSAVLPTSVLSTPFVPHLPPAVNPVVSRAAVPAFATPAILPPVVPVAPRTLFAGGYSVASPFLPAPVALQARSVHAVAPAVVPAISRALPPIALATR